In the Candidatus Delongbacteria bacterium genome, TCCCGGGAAGCTACACACGAACTGGCCACCTCAGTTCAAATCGACACCAAGTAAAACTCGCCCGCAGCCCGCTCCAGCACTGGCGCTACGATAAACTCCGGGCGGCTCAACCGGACAGCAGTGGTCACATATCATTCCGTTGCATTGCAGCCCCAGACTTCTGCTGTTAGGTTCCAACTGAGGCTTCAGTTTCGTCTCCCGTGTAACGATTATCTCGTTGAGCAGCGCGCCTTGTCAGACGAAGAACGCCGCGCATCGTTGTATCACACGTCTTTTGCCGTAAAATCATGCTGTAAAACATGTTGAGGTCCTCGTCCTGAAAGAGTACGCGCTGGGCATCGAAGGGGATTGTGAAGATCCGAACCAGCATGACGCTAATCACCCCGAGTGCGTAGCGCAAGCCGCCATGAGCGCGACCATTGGGCTTATGTCCGCCACGGCCTTCGGTGGCGCCCGGCGCATGCCATGACACTTCTCCACGTTGCGCTTGGTTCGGCGTTCAGGAGGGTCGTTCACATAAAGATCAAGGGGCGCAGGCGATTGGATCAAGGAAGTGTCCTACAGAGACGGAAACCTCGATGGTTGATCATACCTGATGGTGCGCCAAAAATCCCGCGGCTTGCACAACGCAAGCTGGGGGCGGAAAAACTCCAGCTGCCGCCCCGAAAACTGCGGTAGGAACCACTTTCTGGGCCTACTGGATTGGTCAACGCACTTGCGCTGTAGTCACTCATCCAGTCGTTGCACCACTCCGAGAGATTACCGGACATATCCAGCAAACCAAGGGCGCTGGCCCCATTCGGGTAGAAGCCAACCTGTGTTGTCCAGCCCTTGCAAAACACTCCTAGCATGAAGTTGGCCCGCTCGCAATCCAACGCAGCCTGTCCCCAAGGGTAGGTGCGCTCGTCATTGTATTGTGCTGCATACTCCCATTCCGCTTCTGTTGGTAGACGGTAGCCTATCGCCGAATAAGGGTTGTTGAGACTTGGGACTTGATCCCAATTGCCGTTGTAGTATGCTGGTAGGCCATTCATCTGGCTCAGCCAGTCACAGTAACTTGCCGCGCCGTACCAAGAAAGAAACTTTACTGGGTGGTTCGCGGGGTCATAGATGCCACCGGGGTAAGCATAGCCAGGACCTCCGCCTCCGCCACTGTAGGTCCCAGCGTGTAAATAGAATTGTTGCTCGTCAACACTATAACGGATCTCGTAACTGTCCTGGCCGCTCTGATTGATCCGCATAAGGTCTACATTATATTGCTGAATATAGTCTCCAACTACAGTGACAAAACCCTGATCATTTGCCCAGTTCAGGGCGACTAAGAATTGCATATTTGTAACTTCCGTTCTTCCAATAAGGAAGTCGTTTGTTAGGTTTACCACATGTTCTGGCGTAGAAAATGTTACGCCTTGTTGGCCCATCATGAACTGGCCGGCGGGGATAGTCACCATGTCCAGCCCTTGCCAGCTCTGGCAAGAAAGGGCCTTGACACGGTAGAATCCCAGATCACCCGAGAAGTCGTGATTGAAATTCGTGGCTGAAGTCGTGCCGATCTTGCTGGCCGCGGAGAGAATAAAATGCGGCGTGGGACCATGGTACACGTCGTAATAGACGCATGTGATGGCGTTACCGCCCACATCCTGGGTGACGGGCGACCAGGACAGCATCGCTGTGTCCGGGTCCAGCAGTTGGATGGCCAGGTCGCCCACGGGCTGCGGCTGCTCAGTGGGGCCGGGATTGCCACCCACGTGGATGTAGGCTGCGCGCAACCGGGAAGCTGAGTAGATGGCGTCTGTCACCGTCAGCTTCACGCTGTAGTCGCCCGGCGTCGTGTAGATCCAGGTGGGGTTGGCAGCGTAACTGTCAACGGTGCCGTTGTTGTCGAAATCCCACTCGTGCTGGATGAAAGGTCCGGTGCTGGCGTCCGTGAACTGCACCGTCAGCGGCACCTGGCCACTCAGGGGCGAGGCGCTGAAGTCCGCCGTCATCTCGATGGGCGTCCATGTTGTGCTGATGGTGTAGGGATGCTGCCAACTGTCCGCGTCGGCCTGACTCACCACACGCAAGTACCAGGTCCCCGGGGGAAGATTGCGCTCCAAAGTGTGCGGTTCGTCCAACTCGCCTTGCACGACCTGGCCGGTGCTGTCCATGATCGAAATGCCCACCACACCGTCGCCTCCGGTCAAGCTGTATGCCAATGCACCATAAGTGGGCGCTGTGATGCGGAAACAGTCGTTGTCCAACCAGCCGCCACCAGATTGACGAGTAGCAAGCCCTTGGACGGTGCGCCCCAAGGCGATGCCGAAGTTCGGGTCTGCCTCGTCCGGCTCATCAAGGCCGCGGGCAATGGTCAGTGTGTCCTCGCCTTCACTGACCCATGGACACCATTCCTCAGATAAAAAGCGCGAATGCGTAGCTGCGGCAAAGAGCGAATCAGCAATTCCCAGCGGCAGTGCTTCGTTCCTGTTGCTGTGGGGCCATTGCCGCTCAAGAAGCACGGCACCATCGCCCAGGATGAACCAGGGAATGCACTCGGCCAGCGCTGGGAACTCCTCACCCATGCCGCTGTCATTGGTGATCCACGTATAGTGAATGTCAGTTGGCAGTGGCATTACGAAGTTGTCACCTGACCACTCGTTAAGCCCGACAATCAAGTCTTCTTCACTACCGTCGCAATCAATATCCACGTTGCGATAGCGCCAAGGATTTAGCCAGGGATCTTCCCAAAGGCACTGTTCATAGCCGCCAAAGAGGTAGATGCCAATGTGGTTCGTATTGTCCGGGCAACCAGGATAATCATCGTAGCTGTAGCGCAAGTCACGGGCTGCCTCCGTCTCGTTATCGTACGAATCATCGCGCTCGCCTCCTGCGGCAACAAAAGTAGGATCATCTGTACCCGCATTGCTGCCCATGTGCGGGGTCCCGGTCGTAACCACTTGCGCCACATGGTGCCCGTCTGCCTCATTCCACCATCGATGCGTACCACCGGCGCCGTTCGTGCGCTGCAGATACTCGCGAATGGCCAGGCCGCCCATCGAATGGCCGACCAAGATCACCTTGTCGAGACCCGTCACAGCGCGGACCTGCGTGATGGCCAGGGAAAGCGCGTATCCTTGCTTGAAGATGGCCGCTTGGTTGGAACCGTTGTGGTCGCCGTGGCCGCCCACATTCTGAAACTCGTCGTCGTCGAAGTTGATGGCGAAGAGCCGGTTGGAACTGGCTGGCGTCATCAAGCCCGTTTCGTTGAAGCCCGTGAAGCCGATCGCCTGCACATCACCTGTAAGCAGAGCCGTGTCATCGTGCTCGTCATGATTCAGACAGACGTGAAACACGAGAGGGGCAGGCAGGTTGTAGACAGATCGCAGCCCCAGGATGCTGTGCTCGAAGGTGTGCAAATTGCCAGCAGCAATACCATGCACGAAGATGATGGGATAGGGAATGTCGGCGCGGGCGGACAGCGTGAGCAGGGCCGCCAAGGCTAGGGTGGCAGTGGACCATCGAGGACTCATTTCTCCTCCATGAAGAATGGCACAAACCGGCCCATTGGATAGAAAACCGGTGTTGAAAGGGATGCTGCAACAAGCGTCCGGAGCATATCTCTTCAGCTTTGCATCCCCAAGTCAAATCAGTAACAGCAATGGAATGCTGTTGGTGATTTGACTGAATTCCGCCGCACCATCCAATTCATGTGGGAAGAGTGATTTGAGAGAAGTGCTGGGGGTACTCGCCGATTTGGAAAACCAGCCGCGCTGGCCGCGACTGGCCAGAATACCGCAATCTCGCGCTAGGTGCTGACCCAACTCCCTGCATGGTGGGACGGCAGCGGTGGGACTAGGCAGGTGGGACCAGGTGGGACCGCTGCTTTGGCGCACCTCCTTCGCAGACTGCGACTGACCGGAACGCCGCGATTTTGCGCCGGGAGTTTGCCCAATTCGCTTCACGGAGGGACAGCGGCTGTTGCGGACGAGGCAATCAGTACGAAGTAGGATTGCTGGTTTGGCAAGCCGCCTTCGCTTGCGGCAACCGGCCAATACACAACGATTTCGTGCCAGGGCATCCGCCCAGATCTTCACGCGGTGGGACGGCGGTGGTGGGACCGGGCAGGTGGGACTGAGGTGGGACCGGCCAAAAAGAAAGGGCTCCGTTTGTGGCGGAACCCTTTGATGCTCAAATGCTCCAACAGGGACTTGAACCCCGAACCAACTGATTAAGAGTTTGTCCGGCCATCGCGGCAAAACGGTAACTCTCGTTTGCGGTTGGCTGGAAATTGCCAACTATCAAAGCCTTTCGCTGAAAATGGGTCACAAATTCTCTGCCACTTTTCGGATGGATTCGCCAACTTCCAGACGGATTGCATGGGACCGGCATGGGACCGAAATGGCCGACGAGACACGATAGGGAAGCACCATGGCGCAGCGATTCCGATTCACTCAGAAGGCCCTAGACGAGCTTTCTACGACCCGTAGCCGGGAGTGGGTGTACGACGAGCAGGTTCAGCACTTGGCAGTTATGGTGACGGCCAAAGGGGCGAAGTCCTTTTACGTCGTCAAGTTCGTAGATGGGCGAAAGGAAGAAGTGAGGATTGGGAGCTATCCCCTGGTCTCCATCCCCGTGGCCAGGCGCCTTGCTGCCGAGATCCTGCTCCAGGTGGTCAAGGGTGAATCCATCGGGTCTGAGCGCAGGCTCCAAGAGCGCACGGCGCAGGTCACCTTGCAGGTGGCCTATGATGAGTACTGCCAGTACCTGGAGCGCCACAGGAAGCCCAGGACCATCCGCGAGTACCAGAACCAGTGGAACCGGTTCCTGGTCCCCTGGGCCATGCGACCACTGCGGTCTCTTCGCCGGAAGGAAGTGGTGGCCCTGCACCAGGCCATCGGCGACAACCACGGAAAGCACCAGGCCAACCGGGTGGTGGCCCTCTTGCGGGCGGTCATCAATCGCGCCATCCGAGAGCACGAGCTGGAGATCCACAACCCGGCACACGCCATCACCTTCTACCGGGAAGAGGGGCGCACGCGTCGCCTGTCAGTAGAGGAGCTGCCTGCCTTTTTCCAGGCCGTGGACGAGGAGCCCAACAAGGACATCCGGGACTTCGTGCTCCTGGCCCTCTTCACAGGGGCGCGCAAGAGCAACCTGTTGGCCATGCGCTGGACCGACGTCTCCATGGACCAGGGTCTCTGGGTGATCCCAGCCGCCGAGTCCAAGACCAGCAAGCAGCTCGACGTGGTCCTTCCCACGGCCGCTTTGCAGATCCTGCAGGACCGCTTGGCGACCCGGCGCGGCGACTTCGTCTTCCCCGGGCGTGAAGGAGGACAGGTATCAGACAACCCGGACATGCCGCGCAGCGGACACTTGTCCAATCCAAGCGTCGGCTGGGAGCGCATCCTTGAGAGGGCCGGTCTTGTCGGCCTACGCATGCACGATCTGCGTCGCAGCCTAGCGTCCTTCCAAATCGACACGGGGACCCCGCTGGAAGTGATCCAGAAGACCCTCGGGCATGAGTCCAAGATGACGACGGAGATCTACGCCCGGCTGGCAATGGAGCCGGTGCGGGCAAGCGTGGAGCGGGCGACTGAAGAGATGCTGCGCTCGCGCAAAAAGGACAGCGGCCCAGAGGCTTGATTGCCGGGTACAAAAAGGCCCCCTTTCGGGGGCCAGCGACCAGGAAGCCTGATCTCGTGGGTTGTCACCTGTCGCACTGCTTCCCTCCCACGTGACCACAGGATAACGGGGCGGTGGGACACGACCGAGACCGCAGCGGGCAGGCGTCCTTTACGGTGGGTGCCTGGAGAGGGTTTGGAACAGCCGCCGGATGCGCGTTACGTAGTCGCGGGTCTCGTCGGCATGCTTGCCGGTCACGAGGTGCAGCCTCGCTGCCACCGGGGTCCATTCATTGTTGATCACGCCGGCCGGCACCAATCGCTGGGCTTTCAGGATGTGCCCAGCGCCGGCGTTGTAGCTGGCCAGGGTGAAGGACAGCCTCTCCTCCAGCGGCCTGGGGGCCTTCCAGATGGCCCACATGCGGGCGTCGTAGTAGATCCCGGCCTGGATGTTGTCCTTCACCAGCCAGGGCGAGGTGATGCCCAGTTTGGGCGCAATGCCCTCCCAGGTGCCGGGCATGATCTGCATCAGACCCTGGGCGCCGCACCAGCTACGCGCCGTTGAGTCCAAGCCGCTCTCGGCGATGGCTTGTGCCTTCCACCAGCGCCAATCGAAGTCCACCCCGAAGTAGCGTTTCGAATACTTCTGGAAGTGGGGGTCGAACCGCGTGGTCCAGCCAGCCAGGCAGGTGCTGGCCAGGAATAGCAGAATCGCCATGGCCAGCAGAAGCCAGCCGCCCGCCTGCAGACGGGGCGTGCGTGGCGCACCCATCAGTTCAGGCCCGATGACACGAGCTGGGCACAGAAGAGCAGCAGCACGCCCGCCAGGATGGCCGCGGCCACGTTGCCGCGTCGGATCTCCGGGATGAACTCGATGCCGGGGAAAAGCCAGCGGTCGGCGGCCTTCCACAGGCCCACGGCCAGGAAGATCATCAGGGTCGTGTAGCCCAGATTCACCACCGCTGCACGCACCAATTGCTCGAACATGGGTCCCTCCTTCATAACGCCTTGAACACGTACACGCCCACTGCCCCGGCTCCGGCAGACACGGCCGCGCCCCAGGGATCCAGTCGCACGCCCGCCAGCACCTCGGGATGCCCATCCCGCACGCCCAGGCCAGCCAGCGGGTGGAAGCGATCCCGCCATGTTGGCTGGCGCGGCTGGACGGCAAGGGTCACGCCAGCGGTCAGCGCCGGGCTGCCCGTGCGCGTGATGGCCCGCCAGCCGTCCGCACCCTCCACCAGATCGATGGCCACGTGCACCCGGGCCTGCAGCGCCTCCAGACGGACGGCCAGGCTGGGCAGCCAGTCCGGGCCCGGTTGGTCCAGACCCACGGTTCCAGCCACCTGCAGGCCGTCCAGGCTGTCGCCCTGGTCCAAGACGAACGGCACCTCGTAGTGCGTCAGTCCTGAGTCAGCCGGCGCGCTCCGCACCTGGTTCAGCAGCAGCCGGGTGGCCACCATGTCCTTGCCGGCCAGGTCCAGCTGCAGGGCCAGGTTCACCTGGGCGCGCGTGGCCGCGTGCA is a window encoding:
- a CDS encoding site-specific integrase, which produces MAQRFRFTQKALDELSTTRSREWVYDEQVQHLAVMVTAKGAKSFYVVKFVDGRKEEVRIGSYPLVSIPVARRLAAEILLQVVKGESIGSERRLQERTAQVTLQVAYDEYCQYLERHRKPRTIREYQNQWNRFLVPWAMRPLRSLRRKEVVALHQAIGDNHGKHQANRVVALLRAVINRAIREHELEIHNPAHAITFYREEGRTRRLSVEELPAFFQAVDEEPNKDIRDFVLLALFTGARKSNLLAMRWTDVSMDQGLWVIPAAESKTSKQLDVVLPTAALQILQDRLATRRGDFVFPGREGGQVSDNPDMPRSGHLSNPSVGWERILERAGLVGLRMHDLRRSLASFQIDTGTPLEVIQKTLGHESKMTTEIYARLAMEPVRASVERATEEMLRSRKKDSGPEA
- a CDS encoding DUF350 domain-containing protein, with translation MFEQLVRAAVVNLGYTTLMIFLAVGLWKAADRWLFPGIEFIPEIRRGNVAAAILAGVLLLFCAQLVSSGLN
- a CDS encoding SUMF1/EgtB/PvdO family nonheme iron enzyme is translated as MSPRWSTATLALAALLTLSARADIPYPIIFVHGIAAGNLHTFEHSILGLRSVYNLPAPLVFHVCLNHDEHDDTALLTGDVQAIGFTGFNETGLMTPASSNRLFAINFDDDEFQNVGGHGDHNGSNQAAIFKQGYALSLAITQVRAVTGLDKVILVGHSMGGLAIREYLQRTNGAGGTHRWWNEADGHHVAQVVTTGTPHMGSNAGTDDPTFVAAGGERDDSYDNETEAARDLRYSYDDYPGCPDNTNHIGIYLFGGYEQCLWEDPWLNPWRYRNVDIDCDGSEEDLIVGLNEWSGDNFVMPLPTDIHYTWITNDSGMGEEFPALAECIPWFILGDGAVLLERQWPHSNRNEALPLGIADSLFAAATHSRFLSEEWCPWVSEGEDTLTIARGLDEPDEADPNFGIALGRTVQGLATRQSGGGWLDNDCFRITAPTYGALAYSLTGGDGVVGISIMDSTGQVVQGELDEPHTLERNLPPGTWYLRVVSQADADSWQHPYTISTTWTPIEMTADFSASPLSGQVPLTVQFTDASTGPFIQHEWDFDNNGTVDSYAANPTWIYTTPGDYSVKLTVTDAIYSASRLRAAYIHVGGNPGPTEQPQPVGDLAIQLLDPDTAMLSWSPVTQDVGGNAITCVYYDVYHGPTPHFILSAASKIGTTSATNFNHDFSGDLGFYRVKALSCQSWQGLDMVTIPAGQFMMGQQGVTFSTPEHVVNLTNDFLIGRTEVTNMQFLVALNWANDQGFVTVVGDYIQQYNVDLMRINQSGQDSYEIRYSVDEQQFYLHAGTYSGGGGGPGYAYPGGIYDPANHPVKFLSWYGAASYCDWLSQMNGLPAYYNGNWDQVPSLNNPYSAIGYRLPTEAEWEYAAQYNDERTYPWGQAALDCERANFMLGVFCKGWTTQVGFYPNGASALGLLDMSGNLSEWCNDWMSDYSASALTNPVGPESGSYRSFRGGSWSFSAPSLRCASRGIFGAPSGMINHRGFRLCRTLP
- a CDS encoding transglycosylase SLT domain-containing protein; amino-acid sequence: MGAPRTPRLQAGGWLLLAMAILLFLASTCLAGWTTRFDPHFQKYSKRYFGVDFDWRWWKAQAIAESGLDSTARSWCGAQGLMQIMPGTWEGIAPKLGITSPWLVKDNIQAGIYYDARMWAIWKAPRPLEERLSFTLASYNAGAGHILKAQRLVPAGVINNEWTPVAARLHLVTGKHADETRDYVTRIRRLFQTLSRHPP